One segment of Paraburkholderia caribensis DNA contains the following:
- the benB gene encoding benzoate 1,2-dioxygenase small subunit yields MSTIITAPALADIQAFLYREARLLDDEQWDEWLDLYHPDAVFWMPSWDDTDQLITDPQREISLIYYPSRQGLEDRVFRIKTERSSATIPDTRTCHNISNVELESHDDGVCTVRFNWHTLSHRYKTNYSYFGMSRYVIDFSGAAPRILNKYVVLKNDYINQVIDIYHI; encoded by the coding sequence ATGAGCACGATCATCACGGCGCCCGCACTCGCGGACATCCAGGCATTTCTGTACCGCGAAGCGCGTCTTCTCGACGACGAACAATGGGACGAATGGCTCGATCTCTATCACCCCGATGCCGTCTTCTGGATGCCTTCATGGGACGACACCGACCAGTTGATCACGGACCCGCAACGCGAGATCTCGCTGATCTACTACCCGAGCCGCCAGGGCCTGGAAGACCGCGTGTTCCGCATCAAGACCGAGCGGTCGAGCGCGACGATTCCCGACACGCGCACGTGCCACAACATCAGCAACGTTGAACTTGAGAGCCACGACGACGGCGTCTGCACGGTGCGCTTCAACTGGCACACGCTGAGCCATCGCTACAAAACCAATTACAGCTATTTCGGCATGTCGCGTTACGTGATCGATTTCAGCGGCGCTGCGCCGCGCATCCTGAACAAGTATGTCGTGTTGAAGAACGACTACATCAATCAGGTGATCGATATCTATCACATCTGA
- the benA gene encoding benzoate 1,2-dioxygenase large subunit, translating to MIPIYPDRSPKLKHIDDYLVEDSTRGDYRLHRSAFTDEALFELEMQHIFEGNWIYLAHESQIPSNNDYFTTTMGRQPIVITRNRQGELNALVNSCTHRGAMLCRHKRGNKATFTCPFHGWTFNNSGKLLKVKDPEGAGYPECFNHEGSHDLKKLARFESYRGFLFGSLNPDVKPLTEFLGEAARIIDMIVDQSEDGLEVLRGSSTYTYEGNWKLTAENGADGYHVSAVHWNYAATTSQRKEKNAAEDKIRAMDAGGWGRQGGGFYAFEHGHMLLWSRWANPEDRPNFNRRDEFAARCGGETADWMIQNSRNLCLYPNVYLMDQFGSQIRVLKPLSVNKTEVTIYCIAPKGESDEARARRIRQYEDFFNVSGMATPDDLEEFRACQQGYAARSVEWNDMCRGSTHWIEGADEGAQKIGLKPLLSGVKTEDEGLYTIQHRYWVETIRDALARERSAA from the coding sequence ATGATCCCCATCTACCCGGACCGCAGTCCGAAGCTCAAACATATCGACGACTATCTGGTCGAAGACAGCACGCGCGGCGACTACCGCCTGCACCGCAGCGCATTCACCGACGAAGCGCTGTTCGAGCTGGAAATGCAGCACATTTTCGAAGGCAACTGGATCTACCTCGCGCACGAAAGCCAGATTCCGTCGAACAACGATTACTTCACGACCACGATGGGCCGTCAGCCTATCGTCATCACGCGCAACCGTCAGGGCGAACTGAACGCGCTCGTCAATTCGTGCACGCATCGCGGCGCGATGCTGTGCCGCCACAAGCGCGGCAACAAGGCGACCTTTACCTGCCCGTTCCACGGCTGGACCTTCAACAACAGCGGCAAGCTGCTGAAGGTGAAAGACCCCGAAGGCGCGGGTTATCCCGAGTGCTTCAATCACGAAGGCTCGCATGATCTGAAGAAGCTCGCGCGCTTCGAAAGCTATCGCGGCTTTCTGTTCGGCAGCCTGAATCCCGATGTGAAACCGCTCACCGAATTCCTCGGCGAAGCCGCCCGCATCATCGACATGATCGTCGATCAATCGGAAGACGGTCTCGAAGTGCTGCGCGGTTCGTCGACGTATACGTATGAAGGAAACTGGAAGCTGACGGCCGAAAACGGTGCGGACGGTTATCACGTGTCGGCCGTGCACTGGAACTACGCGGCAACCACCAGTCAGCGCAAGGAAAAGAACGCGGCCGAAGACAAGATCCGCGCGATGGACGCAGGCGGCTGGGGCCGTCAGGGCGGCGGCTTCTACGCGTTCGAACATGGCCACATGCTGCTGTGGTCGCGCTGGGCGAACCCCGAAGACCGCCCGAACTTCAATCGCCGCGATGAATTCGCCGCGCGTTGCGGCGGCGAAACCGCCGACTGGATGATCCAGAACTCGCGCAATCTGTGCCTCTATCCGAACGTGTATCTGATGGATCAGTTCGGTTCGCAGATTCGCGTGTTGAAGCCGCTGTCGGTGAACAAGACGGAAGTGACGATCTACTGCATCGCCCCCAAGGGCGAATCCGATGAAGCGCGCGCACGCCGCATCCGCCAGTACGAAGACTTCTTCAACGTGAGCGGCATGGCGACACCCGACGACCTCGAAGAATTCCGCGCGTGCCAGCAAGGTTATGCGGCGCGCTCCGTTGAATGGAACGACATGTGCCGCGGCTCGACGCATTGGATTGAAGGTGCCGACGAAGGCGCGCAGAAGATCGGACTCAAGCCCTTGCTGAGCGGCGTGAAGACGGAAGACGAAGGGCTTTACACGATCCAGCACCGCTACTGGGTCGAAACGATACGCGACGCACTCGCGCGAGAAAGGAGCGCAGCATGA